A window of the Saccharomyces eubayanus strain FM1318 chromosome II, whole genome shotgun sequence genome harbors these coding sequences:
- the LPP1 gene encoding phosphatidate phosphatase LPP1 — translation MVRMDEKHKEYFRLYYFQYMITGLCTILFLYSEISLVPRGQNIQFSLDDPTISKRYVTNELVGPLGCLILSVGLSNLVVFWSCMFDKDQLKKNKVTWLRERPDGISKDFHFMHTSLLCLMLIISINAAVTGALKLIIGNLRPDFVDRCMPDLQKISDSDSSVFGLDICKQTNKWVLYEGLKSTPSGHSSFIVSTMGFTYLWQKAFTTRTTRSYIWCPLLALVVMVSRVVDHRHHWYDVVSGAVLAFIVIYGCWKWTFVSAAKRDILPSPVSL, via the coding sequence ATGGTCAGGATGGATGAGAAACATAAGGAATACTTCAGGCTGTACTACTTTCAGTATATGATAACGGGCCTCTGTACGATATTATTCCTCTATTCAGAGATATCTTTGGTTCCTAGAGGCCAAAATATCCAATTCAGTCTTGATGACCCCACTATCTCAAAGCGCTATGTGACTAACGAACTAGTGGGCCCATTGGGCTGCTTGATTTTGAGTGTCGGGCTTAGTAATttagttgttttttggAGCTGTATGTTCGACAAGGatcaattaaaaaagaataaagtAACGTGGCTCAGGGAGAGGCCAGACGGCATCTCAAAGGATTTCCACTTCATGCACACTAGTCTATTGTGCTTGATGTTGATAATAAGCATCAATGCTGCCGTAACGGGTGCCTTAAAATTGATTATAGGGAATCTGAGGCCCGATTTTGTTGATAGATGTATGCCTGaccttcaaaaaataagcgATTCAGACTCTTCTGTTTTTGGGTTGGATATTtgcaaacaaacaaacaaatggGTTCTCTACGAAGGGTTGAAAAGCACGCCGAGTGGACATTCAAGTTTTATAGTATCTACCATGGGCTTTACGTATCTTTGGCAAAAGGCGTTTACCACCCGCACCACAAGAAGTTACATTTGGTGCCCACTACTGGCGCTAGTAGTTATGGTTTCAAGAGTTGTTGACCACAGACATCACTGGTACGATGTTGTGTCTGGCGCTGTACTAGCATTTATAGTAATTTATGGTTGCTGGAAATGGACATTCGTCAGTGCGGCGAAAAGAGACATTCTTCCTTCACCAGTGAGTTTGTAG